Proteins encoded together in one Thermomonospora curvata DSM 43183 window:
- the rimI gene encoding ribosomal protein S18-alanine N-acetyltransferase, whose protein sequence is MTVALRAMTEADVPAVMELERATFPEDAWSESMLRDELRHQPHTRHYVVAEDDSGEIIGYAGLAAAGDQGDVQTIAVRADRQGRGVGRALLGELLAEAERRGCREVFLEVRVDNDRAQALYERFGFERIGVRKRYYQPSGTDAIVMRRRRGGAGAHPVGFAK, encoded by the coding sequence ATGACCGTCGCGCTGCGGGCCATGACGGAGGCGGACGTGCCCGCCGTCATGGAACTGGAACGGGCGACCTTCCCCGAGGACGCCTGGAGCGAGTCGATGCTGCGCGATGAGCTGCGCCACCAGCCGCACACCCGGCACTACGTGGTGGCCGAGGACGACTCCGGCGAGATCATCGGCTATGCCGGGCTGGCCGCCGCCGGGGACCAGGGCGATGTGCAGACCATCGCGGTGCGCGCCGACCGCCAGGGGCGGGGCGTGGGCCGGGCGCTGCTGGGCGAGCTGCTGGCCGAGGCCGAGCGGCGCGGCTGCCGGGAGGTCTTCTTGGAGGTGCGCGTCGACAACGACCGCGCCCAGGCCCTGTATGAGCGGTTCGGGTTCGAGCGCATCGGGGTCCGCAAACGCTACTACCAGCCGTCCGGAACCGACGCCATCGTCATGCGCCGCCGCCGGGGCGGCGCGGGCGCCCACCCGGTCGGCTTCGCGAAGTGA
- the tsaB gene encoding tRNA (adenosine(37)-N6)-threonylcarbamoyltransferase complex dimerization subunit type 1 TsaB: MLVLAFDTATAAVTVALYEWVPGEGPLPRAVAEAVDARRHAELLTPSIAGVLAEAGVLPAQLSAVVVGVGPGPYTGLRVGLMTARALGGALRIPVHGVCTLDAIAWASGRDKPFVVATDARRKEVYWARYDSARVRTTEPAVGPPAAVPAELGIEPGELPVIGEGAALYPDQLGATGDAEPLLPSAAALAELAVTRLAGMDGPPLLPPEPLYLRRPDARTPGPRKRVTPR, from the coding sequence GTGCTGGTCCTGGCTTTCGACACCGCGACCGCGGCGGTCACCGTCGCGCTGTATGAGTGGGTCCCCGGGGAGGGACCGCTGCCGCGCGCCGTCGCCGAGGCGGTCGACGCCCGCCGTCACGCGGAGCTGCTGACCCCCTCGATCGCCGGGGTGCTGGCGGAGGCGGGCGTGCTCCCCGCCCAGCTCAGCGCCGTGGTCGTGGGAGTGGGACCCGGCCCCTACACCGGGCTGCGGGTGGGGCTGATGACCGCGCGGGCACTGGGCGGGGCGCTGCGGATCCCGGTGCACGGGGTCTGCACCCTGGACGCCATCGCCTGGGCCTCCGGCCGGGACAAGCCGTTCGTGGTGGCCACCGACGCGCGCCGCAAGGAGGTCTACTGGGCGCGCTATGACTCGGCGCGGGTGCGCACCACCGAACCGGCGGTGGGACCGCCGGCCGCGGTGCCGGCCGAGCTGGGCATCGAACCGGGAGAACTGCCGGTGATCGGCGAGGGCGCCGCGCTCTACCCCGACCAGCTGGGCGCCACCGGCGACGCCGAGCCGCTGCTGCCGTCGGCCGCCGCGCTGGCCGAGCTCGCGGTGACCCGCCTGGCCGGCATGGACGGGCCGCCGCTGCTGCCGCCCGAGCCGCTGTACCTGCGCCGCCCCGACGCCAGGACCCCCGGCCCCCGCAAGCGGGTGACCCCCCGATGA
- the tsaE gene encoding tRNA (adenosine(37)-N6)-threonylcarbamoyltransferase complex ATPase subunit type 1 TsaE: protein MSEPKEAVSGPVTVSVPTADDMRELGIRLAGLLRAGDLVVLSGGLGAGKTTLTQGIGEGLKVRGAITSPTFVIARVHPPLGDGPALVHVDAYRLGGFAELDDLDLDTSLADSVTVVEWGEGLVEDLSEERLEVLIVNDGASGEERKVKVTGVGSRWSELPERL, encoded by the coding sequence ATGAGCGAGCCGAAGGAGGCGGTGAGCGGGCCGGTGACCGTGTCCGTGCCCACCGCCGACGACATGCGTGAGCTGGGAATACGGCTGGCCGGGCTGCTGCGGGCCGGTGACCTGGTGGTGCTGTCGGGCGGGCTGGGGGCGGGCAAGACCACCCTCACCCAGGGCATCGGCGAAGGGCTGAAGGTCCGCGGGGCGATCACCTCGCCGACCTTCGTCATCGCCCGGGTGCATCCTCCGCTCGGCGACGGCCCGGCCCTGGTCCATGTGGACGCCTACCGGCTGGGCGGCTTCGCCGAGCTGGACGATCTGGACCTGGATACCTCGCTGGCCGACTCGGTGACGGTGGTGGAATGGGGCGAAGGGCTTGTGGAGGATCTTTCCGAGGAACGCCTCGAAGTGTTGATCGTTAACGACGGCGCCTCCGGCGAGGAGCGGAAGGTAAAGGTCACCGGCGTTGGCAGCCGGTGGTCCGAGCTGCCGGAGAGGTTGTAG